The Vannielia litorea nucleotide sequence CAGTACCGCGCTCGGCGCTACCTGCTCAGCCGCACCCGCTGGCGCGGCGTGCGCTTCGGCGCCGAGAAGGGCGCCTGGGGGTACACCTGGCGGGGGTGTCTCTTCACCCTGCTCGGCATCGTCACCCTGGGCCTGCTCTCGCCGCTGGCGACCTTCAAGCTGGAGAAATACACTTGGGACCGCACCTGGTACGGGGATGCGAAGTTCACCCAGGGCGGGAAGTGGACGAGCCTCTACCGCGCGATGCTGCACATGATCATCGCCATCGCCATCTTCATCGGCGCCGTGGTCCTGATGGCGATGGACGAGAACCTCGCCCTGCTGGGCTTCGTGCTGCTCTTCGTGGGCTACATCTGGCTCCTGATCGGCGTCATCTACTACCAGGTTCACGCCTGGCGCATCCTCGCGGCGCACAAGGAGCTGGGCGACGGCATCCGCTTTCGCTCGCTGCCGCGCACCGGCACGATCATCGGCACCTATATCGTGGGCAGCATCGCGGTGTCGCTGCTGACGGCGATTGCGCTGATCCCGCTAGGCTTTTTGATCGCGGGCTTCGCGCAGGCCCTGGGTGGCGGCAATCCGAACGATCTCTTCGGCAGCCCGCAGGGGGTGGTCTTCATTGCCCTGGTCGCCTTTGCCTATATCTTTGCCATCGTCTTTGCCGGCGCGCTCACGATGGTCTTCATCACCCAGCCGATCCTGCGGCACTACGTGGAGGAGACCACCGTGATCGGGGCGTCGAAGCTCGACATGATCCGCCAGCGGGTCGGGGATGAAGTGGTCGACGCGGAAGGCTTTGCCGATGCGCTCGACGTCGGGGCGGCCTTCTAGGCCGCGCCGCAGCAACAAGGAGCCTGTGCCCCGTGGCCGATCCGACCCCGCCCCTCCCGGCCTTCGCCGTCGCGGCCCGCTACTTCGACGGGCAGAGCGCGGGGGCGCGGGTGGTGCGCGGGGTGGCCGAACAGCTGAAG carries:
- a CDS encoding DUF898 family protein gives rise to the protein MAYTEAPLVEDDVLNGAYRGEGGRLFWLALGTGMLTLLTLGIYRFWAKARIRRYLWSATAPGGNPFEYTGTGLEKFLGFLVAVVILAAYLGILNVILLFLGFSFILGGDPNDPEVILRQIVVIYANLFALIPLIYFAQYRARRYLLSRTRWRGVRFGAEKGAWGYTWRGCLFTLLGIVTLGLLSPLATFKLEKYTWDRTWYGDAKFTQGGKWTSLYRAMLHMIIAIAIFIGAVVLMAMDENLALLGFVLLFVGYIWLLIGVIYYQVHAWRILAAHKELGDGIRFRSLPRTGTIIGTYIVGSIAVSLLTAIALIPLGFLIAGFAQALGGGNPNDLFGSPQGVVFIALVAFAYIFAIVFAGALTMVFITQPILRHYVEETTVIGASKLDMIRQRVGDEVVDAEGFADALDVGAAF